TGTGACATCAGAGAcgtataaaacaatttatgttttataaatatgtgttttaaataaagctaaaaaTGTACTTGGTCAGATAAATAGCCAATATCTACATGCTTTAAATAAAACTAGCTGTATGTCCCACCCCTACTTTTCAATATGCACGTAGACAATTAAGGggctatatataaaaattatatttgaccTGTAGTCacagataagataagataactTTATTAGCactaaacaaattgacaataaatgGTTATGGCAACAAATTAAAGACTAACTACAATAACATTTATACAACGAAGGAGTGACAGTGGATAATTATgagagaaatatataaaaaataaatgagaagCATATAcattattacagaaatcaagTACCTTTTAATAATGAGTTTCTCACCAACAAGCATTCATTCAAATAGTTgactataatttttaatattgtttgggAATTACTATTTAGAATTGATATATAAGCAAGTTATATGATAAAGAAggaaatttgttgttcaatagaacattaattaattttttaataaggtTATCTCTCGCAAAGTAATAGGaggaacattttaaaagaaagtgaAGTTCATCTTCAATGTCTCCATTGTTGCAGCAAAGACATACCCTACTCTACTCGCATGAGTCATGCCCATATGGTTTTAAACAATCACAGGGATCAAGTAcagaatgaaaaatataatcgacattgtatatatatatcaacctCATGATAAATGAATCTTATAATTACCAGCAATAGACAAACCACcaatagattttaaaaataaattattttttgtccataatattttgttatttctatAGAACTTTTCTCTTTGCAGATTTAAGAAGTATGAACTACAATGTCACTCAAACAGCAACTAACAGTACAAACTTCCTGGACTTTCCAAGGGGATATTGATAGTTTGTTGGTGCATTATGAAAATGAAGAGTAAGTATTGATTTttgggcattttcaaaattttagaattgGAAGCTCTGATGACAAATGTGGCAAGGCAGTCTCATtgccactcataccacatcttactaTGGCCATATATTTTGCAGTTCAAATTTTCTCAGGTGTCATTGTACCTAATCAGTCTATGAATTGCTTATTttctaaatagatataggaatatgtggtgtgagtgccaatgaaacaactctccatccaaataacaattaaaaaaaaaaaaaccattataggtcaatgtacggtcttcaacacggagccttgggtcacaccgaacaacaagctataaagggagACCACTTTAGACCTACATGTATgctgttaaggtggtacctaacactacagggagataactctgtaaagtcagctaaacgttttaattacgttgtgttgtaaaaaggatatcaagcttctcaatgatcaaaattggtgtttgtcaaactgctatataaccagtgtaatttttctgacaaaacggttggttcaaaattttttaaacttttatatttttgtacaagGATCGAAGTaagtactttgacaaaattttaagaaaatttaactagccaaattaatttaagtgaaagtgttgggtaccaccttaactggAAAAAATAGACAATTAATAACTTATGCATGCCTTTATGacatcatttaccagatagaggggcttgcctgtatccctgcactattaatGTTTATCAAgggtcttagtgatcgtcattgtacAGAATAAACTGGAAATAATTTTGTTACTTAATCGCAATTCCGTAATAACAGCAATGCTGATTGTCtatcatacaaattaaattttctgaatAATTCATGCAATATGCATATTTTCTCAACCACTTGCTCAACATGACAACGGAAGTGACGATGCCTCTAAATGCACCAATGATGTTCACTTAAAGCAAAGTTTTTAACGGAAATGCATCAAACTCTCAAAGTTGCCAATTGTTACAACTTGTTCTAATATTGTTTGAAATGCTGACAATAAAAAATTGCTTCTCAGTTTGTAACTTATATTACAGGTAAttgtatatgaataaaatacataaatacttaatattaaggtacatgtatacatgtatttatttatatggtaaaaaaaaaattggggacAAATGCCATGTGTCTtgaataatttatcaaaataaaaatgaaaaatttctcaaaaattttgatattgatttaatcatgttaatatatttattaatttttcaaatttaataggTAAAACTTTAATGGAAAAGTCTCTTTCAGAAATGAAGAAAGAACATCACTGAGGGAAGATGACTTATCTCCCATTGTATTCTCCAGACCTGAGAAGGACAGTGATAGTTGTGTTCTGTATCTGAAAAGTTGTCCAGGAAAAACAGTGTCAGTAAAATACCTAGAAATACTAAGTGATAGGAAAACTGTAGAGATTTACCATAGAAGTGAGGGTTATATGTTTTGTATGAGAGGACAATCTGTAGCTAGTGATCAAGGGGAGACAATCTACAGATGTTCATCAAAACTGGATTTTAGCTGTGATAATATCTCTTTAACGGTTTGTATCAGGAACAATCTAATTCTTGTACATGTACAcagtctttttttgtttttggtaaaatttaatttgtttttggcACTGAATTGTCTTTAATATGCAAATTTACACGCTTTACTTGGCACTTTCTAGTCATTTATCACACATCATATATTATAAATCCATGGGTAATGGACTTTATTGTCATACTTACTTAATAGATAAAAATCATCAATTGGTTCCCTGTTTCATTTGTTACGAATTTTAAATCCAAGGAGTGTGgttggtgtaaaaaaaaatcggattCAACCAGCCATTTTTCTTACATGTACAATGTTATGTACATTGTACCAGGACatgaatatggcagttgttatcacaTATTATGTTTCTGTGTATGTTGGCGATTGTTTTTATAgcaattcatttgatttttttgtgttacgTTTTTTTCTTCTCTCTTGTAGATGATGTGTTTCTttccgtttttggttattacccAGTTTTGCTTCAGAGAAATcgatttgttattatttaactGCGTCATAATACTATTTGACAGCATTTTGATGTGGCAAATAGCTGTCCGTGAATTTGAGTGTTCCTCGTGGATAGATTGTTCTTACAAATAACAAAAGGAACACCAATCGGTTTTGAATTTACTAGTAAATCGCGGTTATTCACTGCAATTAATGTGTTAATATAAATTACACTTTTTGTGTGGTTGGTGTAAAAAAAATCGGATTCAACCGGCCATTTTTCTTACATGTACAATGTTATGTACCAAGACatgaatatggcagttgttatcacaTATTATGTTTCTGTGTATGTTGGCGCTTGTTTTTATAgcaattcatttgatttttttgtgttacgTTTTTTTCTTCTCTCTTGTAGATGATGTGTTTCTttccgtttttggttattacccAGTTTTGCTTCAGAGAAATCGATTTGTTACTATTTAACTGCGTCATAATACTATTTGACAGCATAGAATAAATaagacaaaataattaaaatgctgttattttttataacagaaATGAAATAATCAACACTTTTAATTGTCAATTAAGTCTAATGTGTGAAAAAGTCATATAAATAGTGTTACATATATACGtgtttatatacgtgtttctcgtttctcgttttgtttatatagattagaccgtcggttttcccgtttgaatggttttacactagtaattttggggccctttatagcttgttgttcggtgtgagccaaagctccgtgttgaaggccgtactttaacctataatggtttactttttaaattgttatttggatggagagttgtctcattggcactcacaccacatcttcctatatatatttacagataCTCACCATCATACACgtaaagaaaatcaaataaacaGACTCCTCTAGAATTTTCTATAAAACACGTAGCAAAGTGTATTTTGATGGTGTGGTTGATCCAGTCTGTTGTTATATACCAGTCCTGAGTATAGTTTTTAGAAAGAACATTATTATCATTACCAGAACATTACTTGATTCTGTttctttctcatttttataattttacttaGTGGAGAGGAGGTTGTCAGAATTAGACGCAATTATACGTATGAAATTAGGCATTTTAAAAGGCGGTCTCCTATTCCAATGAGATGTAGTTTATAACCATTTCAGATATTGTGTATACAGGCAGcttgataaaaaaatccaacggatatgatattttaagagatattttattttttaaaaaggtgtaaaattacaattatactATAAAATCACTAACGGTGTTACCTTAATAAACAGTTCTGTATTTGGAATCATGTTTGCAATGTATTTaatgttaaggtggtacccaacaccttaacttaaattaatttgatttgcttaattttattacaattttgacAAAGTTTTTACTTTGAACCTTtgaccaaaatttcaaaacaaattcaaccaaccgtttaatcagaaaaattacactggtcatatatcagtttgacaaacacttattttgatcattgagaagcttaatattactgaacaacacaacgtaattaaaacgttttgctgattttatagagttatctccctgtagtgttatgtaccgCCTTAATAATAGTTAAGAAGATTATTGCAAAGATCAAAGaggaaaaacagaaaaacaatattacacatgacaccacatagaaaactaaagaatgacACATACTTTATGTTTATCAActtattattcttcaattatgaGCAAATGTTTAGAGAATACTTTTGCATATATTtgagttttcaaaataaaaaaataataaataagatactgggtatgtaattaaaaaaaacattttaaaatgtttattgcaTACCCGTCCGGATAACGTACATGTCCATCATAGCCCGGGTGTGAGGTAAATATGTTAATCAATGGTGTTGCTGTCAGTGATACTGTAAGAAATAATGCTATTCCATATTAGAAATTGAATAAACAGATAGTTAATGatctacaaaaaataacaaaacatgtacaaaatgtcaGAGAGCTCTAAATTGtagttttcaagaaaaaaaaatgtgacaatGTTTTCATAAATTCTCATTATAATTCGGTAAACAGTGCGTTGAAGTAATTTGAATCCAATACCAATTCACATAGAAGACTGATAAGAATTTAGCAAAACTGGCGAGGGAAATTCATTTATGGAATGAACGACGGACAGGGAAAAGCCAGTATTCGATagttatataaactttaaatgttTGTCTATTAGCCCTTTGAATAACAACTCAATGCATGTATTATGCAGCATTACTAATAACTTATTACGACTTCATTAAATTAATAAGCAATGTCCAAATCATCATGAAATATATAACTAACATGGATGATAAAAGATATTGAAATTCATTTGAACATAAACGGACAAGATATCTGAATCaaggctttttttttacttaattgaCTTCAAATGGCAACAATCGTATGCTACAAAATCATTCAATATTATTACAATAACATACAATTGAAAACCCAAATGCATGTTATACTTTAATATGTATAACAAATTGTTCCCATCAAATGATAAAGTCATCAGGATACTCTTGACAACATTGATAtgatcaatttaattttaaagtaactCAAAATTGTTCAAACTTGAATTATGATGAAGTCCAAAAGACTTAGAGACGTATTTAGAGATAAATCAAGTCTGATTCATAGGAATTGACATTTACATTTCTCAActtaatcaaaatatgatataaaatcagCATGATATTAACATGAAAGAGAGaaccatacatgtataaacaaactGTTTACTGCCAAGTACACAAGCGTCATAATGTGATGTTCCCATCGAATGCCGCAGTATCTAAGACCAATCGTATATCATCAAAAAGATCATATTTATCCCATtctttgaactttttatatctCAATCTTGTTTAAACATATCTTATACGTCAAAACTACGTATGCAGAGTACTTCGTTTAATGAAATTAGTGTACAGTTTCAATACCAAGGTCGTtagctttttcaatttattgtttCACATGTGCATTTTCGGAGCCTTTAATAGCTAAATATGCAGTATGTATTTTGCTTGTTGTTCAGGGCCGTACGACGACTAGTAGTGGGTACCCCACATCACATTATTTCTTGTGTAGTACTGAGGTAAACTTATAGTGTTTTGTACTGTCAGCATaaagaacaaaacataaatgtttGTTAAATAAGTAGATTTAACAAACAGCAGGGGCTAGAACCTGTACTTGTTATTTCTAACTCCTACGACAACACTGCCTAGCATTGCGCAGAGACTTTATCCCCTTCTCTAACTCTGCCTTATAAAAACAAGCTTTCGTTTCGGGATGTGTGCCCTTCTCGTAGGAATTAAAAAAGGAGCTCTGCTACAtatcaataaattaatatattccagtctaaattaagaaaaaacgttcaaacctatgattgcgttggataaaaagcgcaatttttatacgtgtgcatgtaaaacaagaagggtctaaatacagcacaaacatcATTTTCCATGAGATCAAAAGAGTGAATaagtaaatttaaacaaaccaCATTCGAACAACTGATATttttaaaccctgctgactgccattgacgattgtgaaataaatttatcacaagatgtaacaaaatggaacttaatattaatttaatagtaaacataaatcaataaatatgtcGCAAAGATGTTATACCACATACATGAGGTGCAACAatttgtacaccagatccggattttgACTAtagatgtctcttcagtgatgttcggGATCAAAACGATATTTGGAAAgcaatataatttatttgaattcaagaTACTTTTAAACAGTCAAAATAGGATGAACAGATTATATAAATCAGAGAACAAATAAGATGCAAGCCCAAACAATAAAAttagtctaaattgaaaactaagtTCAAAcctctatatacatgtatatgaaaatgcctgtaacaagtcaggagtatgacagttgtttgatttgattttgccGTTGATAAAGGagtttccgttttgaattttcgttGTAGTTCGATACTTTTGTTATCTTACCTTTtcaccatatacatgtacaggtGCTAATGAATTTGTCATACAGAGAAAAGGGAAAGTTCTTACAATTAGGAAGTGTAAATTATCCATTCCCTTTTCAAAAGTGTTATTCTTCATCTATCGTCATTGCCACAGTTTCGATGTAAGTCACGATATGAAACAGACTATTTTGTTTAACCTGATATAAGTAATTTTGAAACATGTTTATCGCATTTTTATGAGCATTTAATCAATTAACCTGTTTCATGTTATTCAAAGGCATCAGCTGTCAAATTCGtcttcatatttgatttatttgatttgtaacaTATTGAAACGCATATTTCAGTTTCCAGCAAAGATTGATGTTGATGCTATCAAGTTATacaagataaaaataaacataagcaTTGTTGATAAGGTAGACAACCCTAGCTTTGGGAGAACCATTGATTTGGAGAAAGTAAAGGGTTATTTAGGTGATATTCCTGAAAGTGCCAAAGGTCTTTATAATAGCATGGAGGCATATCAAAAGgtttgatatttaaattattacttcataaatttgtcatagtaataagcatgataagatttttattgttttggtgAGGGGAAAGTATTAACAATTTTGCTCTCCCATTTTATCTACCAGTGTTTAAATGATGTGATAAATAAGCAATTATACATGTACTCAGGTCACAGtcaataaaaagaacaaatattatatttcagCTGATCTGCAACTTCATGATTTGTTTGAGCTGTTCCAATCATACTCTCATgtcatatgtataaaaaaaagaagatgtggtatgattgccaaagagataGCTCTcctcaagagaccaaaatgacacagaaattctTCAACAGTAGCAAAGTCTATTTCGAATAGCACACCTTTTTTACTGAGTTAACTGCAGTCAATCAGTGTAAATGACATCATTAAATCATTACTTCAGAAGATAACACATTCTATGGAAAAATGCATGAATCGTTAAACcgaaaagtaataaaaatactgaaatataaacaagagAGCATTAAATCTCATTTgtggttaaaaaaaacatgaacataaATGGCCAACCCTCAGTATAAATTCAACCCCAcccccccatgaattatttcttaattataactttgtaataatattttacagaatcaACAATCTATGACAGCAGCCATGTCAACAGGAAGTGGTATGAATATGGGAGGTTTAGGAATGATGGGATTGATGTCTGCCTTGATGGGAAATCTAAATATGTCACCATCGTCTAGGCAGTCAAATTCTCCCAAACTTGATCAAACAAAAAGCCAAGAAAAAGCAATAAATGATTCTGATGTTCAAATTTCAACAGAAATAGATTCAGTGAATACAGATAATACATCAGATGATGTTGGAACTCCATGCAGGAAAGAGGAAAATagtgaaaaaacaaaaaatgacccTCCTCAAACATTATCACAGAAGAGCAGGTTGAGTAATTTATTGAATGGTGTTGAGAGTGGACAGAGTGATTCTGGAATGTTCAGTATGTTAAAGGAGATCTGTAGTACTGTGTCAAAGCAAAGAGATACTCCACAAAAGGATACAGTATTAATGAGGtttgtataaaataatcatgTCTGTTAGGACTTTTAAAACCACAACTCTCAATGGGTGGACCTATTAACACacatttttacaaaactgtagaaataaaaagaataattaagATACATCCAGTGTTCTCCATAGATATTTCTTAAGCATCGTGCAGCTGGTAAGTAGTAAAGTTTGGAACACAAtcttatttctaaaaaatatatttaaagcgTCATATTCATAACATAATCTATTAGAAAATCAATTCAGATAGCAtcacattataaaaatatattattacatTACCATATGCTAAAAGGGGAGAACACTGAACATCTGGACAAATCTTTTAGTCCAACAAAAGcagtgtctttttttttttacatttatcgATGAAGTGAAGAAAATAAGTACTCGTGGTGAATTCAAGATATTATACAACTGATCTTTTATATAAAGTTGAACAGGAATACACTCATTATTTACAAACAGATTTAAGCCtcaaatcaaatacatgtattaaacatCAGCCAGTTGATTGTATAATATGTCAAGCTCCAAATCAGCCTgcttatatagattataccttACATGCAGATGTTCAATTGGCCAATGTTTTATGGTATACTATTCTCATTATAACAAGATGTCTAATAATGTATCTTACAGATGCAATTGCAAACAAAAAGtgatatatgttttcttttcatttttgcaTAACTGTCATAAAAGAGTTTGAGTTAGGAACCAAGGAATATaagattttaattattttatatatagtatttgcatgttttattttatagtgTAAAGAAAGAAGgacaagaagaaaaaataatgcaagGAGATGAATCTGTTGGTTCACTAATTGAAGAACAGTTACAGAAAACAGAAGAAAGACTGaaagtttatattgataaacaATTATCTGAACTAGAAGACAGATTGAATGAAAGATTAGACAAAATTCtaacttgtacatgtaaaaaGGATGATGTACAAACTCAGAAATCTGAAGAAACACAAACTATAGATTTAACTAAACAATTATCTGAATTAGAACATagaatgaatgaaaagtttgataaaatattaaattttgttagcaaaactgaccatataaaaCCTCCCTGAAAACTGTAATTTGTTGAAAGCATATGGATCAAGTTGACCTGTATCAGAATGGAGGTGCAAGGAAGGGTAAAACTGTAAAATCAATAGTTGGTTCCCTGCAGAATCAAGATTGGATATAATCTGGACAGGGTCAGGCAAATATAAACAAACCAAAAGTAATAGGAATTCAGTAAATAATCAAGGAGTTCAATTTGTAGCCATATATTTTACCAAGATCAATGCCAATAAAGCTTTATGAACATTAAGGTGTTAAACTCTTACTCAGGCACTATATATACCATAATGGGACCTTCAATTAGTttgattgaaattaaaaagagaAACACACTTCAACACATTTATAAAATCACAACTTgcagttgaaatttaaaattcatatttggaAATCAaggtattttgaataaaacggattattattattatataaaaaccgATTATTATTGTATGGTttacacaaattttaaaatgtacaagGTAAAAAACTTTTGTTGttgtatgatatatttttctgcCAAAAAAAAGATCTTCAAAGGTGCCAGGAACAAAGTATCAAATGTATTGAACAATTATAGATAACAAAACAATGGATTTAGTTTTCTACATCAAGTTTCTGTTGATTTTATAGATACTTCCTTCTTgagatattttattattcagTGGATGTCGGTTAATTTTCATGATTATATAACCTACACataaatttagtatattgatGGTCAGAAAAGTGGAGAATTAAGAGcaaatttttttagaaaagaatgatgaacaaaatgaatgaagaatttagaaaaatagtataaaacaataaggaaaaaagaaatgaatgacCCACCACTGCCCAGACTATCTatactaattataaaaaagaagatgtggtatgattgccaatgagacaactctccagaaGAGACCAAACAACACAGAAATATACAGTAAAAGAAATACAACGTTGATATAGTGGAATACATAGACAGCTCTCTCACAAGAAAGAGAGaagaaaaaatgaagatgtgtcAACTGTGACAGAAACAAAATATCACCAGAGTAGAGAAACTGAAATtacaataaacataaatagttatcaaaggtaccaggattataatttagtatgccagacacCCATTTcatctacacaagactcatcagtgacgctcatatcaaaatatttataaagccaaacaagtacaaagttgaagagcattgaggatccaaaattccaaaaa
Above is a window of Mytilus trossulus isolate FHL-02 chromosome 4, PNRI_Mtr1.1.1.hap1, whole genome shotgun sequence DNA encoding:
- the LOC134716264 gene encoding uncharacterized protein LOC134716264, which produces MSLKQQLTVQTSWTFQGDIDSLLVHYENEENEERTSLREDDLSPIVFSRPEKDSDSCVLYLKSCPGKTVSVKYLEILSDRKTVEIYHRSEGYMFCMRGQSVASDQGETIYRCSSKLDFSCDNISLTFPAKIDVDAIKLYKIKINISIVDKVDNPSFGRTIDLEKVKGYLGDIPESAKGLYNSMEAYQKNQQSMTAAMSTGSGMNMGGLGMMGLMSALMGNLNMSPSSRQSNSPKLDQTKSQEKAINDSDVQISTEIDSVNTDNTSDDVGTPCRKEENSEKTKNDPPQTLSQKSRLSNLLNGVESGQSDSGMFSMLKEICSTVSKQRDTPQKDTVLMSVKKEGQEEKIMQGDESVGSLIEEQLQKTEERLKVYIDKQLSELEDRLNERLDKILTCTCKKDDVQTQKSEETQTIDLTKQLSELEHRMNEKFDKILNFVSKTDHIKPP